A DNA window from Terriglobales bacterium contains the following coding sequences:
- a CDS encoding class I SAM-dependent methyltransferase: MPRRAPILIYSLKEIAGSAYYRTRPVESLQFLYSKWEFARRRVDDPIAMVEMLGFDPVAAFSGFDRWSSTLERVVFKVAQQWGQGGINMPEGKFLFAITRTLRPEILIETGVAAGVSSCFLMAALIENGRGSLYSVDLPVAGATQLKCADASQYSWPQRGAGWAIPDDLKKGIGSRHQLILEDVRTALPRLLDELGSIDFFFHDDLHLPDHMLWEYECVWKHLRDGGVLASHDVNMGWIRFCRNRRIPRQRLVNLNRLCAVRKNKER; this comes from the coding sequence ATGCCAAGGAGAGCGCCGATTTTGATCTATTCGTTGAAGGAAATCGCTGGCTCAGCTTATTACCGAACTCGTCCAGTGGAGAGCCTCCAATTTCTCTATTCGAAGTGGGAGTTTGCGCGCAGAAGAGTCGATGATCCAATTGCCATGGTTGAAATGCTTGGTTTCGATCCGGTTGCGGCATTCAGCGGGTTCGATCGCTGGTCGAGCACGCTCGAACGTGTGGTGTTCAAAGTGGCGCAACAATGGGGCCAAGGCGGGATCAACATGCCCGAGGGCAAATTCCTTTTCGCTATTACGCGAACACTACGGCCGGAAATTCTGATCGAGACCGGAGTCGCCGCAGGAGTTTCCTCCTGCTTTCTTATGGCCGCACTTATCGAGAATGGACGTGGAAGTCTCTACTCGGTTGATCTACCTGTTGCTGGGGCCACTCAACTTAAGTGCGCCGATGCCAGCCAATACTCCTGGCCGCAACGTGGAGCTGGGTGGGCAATTCCAGACGATTTGAAGAAGGGAATTGGCTCGCGTCACCAACTCATCCTGGAAGATGTCCGAACCGCTCTTCCCCGCCTGCTTGATGAACTCGGAAGCATTGACTTTTTCTTCCACGACGATCTCCATCTGCCGGATCATATGCTTTGGGAATACGAGTGTGTCTGGAAACACCTCCGCGATGGTGGCGTTCTCGCTTCGCACGACGTAAACATGGGATGGATTCGCTTTTGTCGAAATCGCCGGATACCTCGTCAGCGATTGGTCAATTTGAACCGGCTTTGTGCCGTTCGAAAAAACAAGGAAAGATAA
- a CDS encoding glycosyltransferase family 4 protein — protein sequence MTRAAVLTIGPSPPPYNGMSVATELVARSIDNSIGHLHLDERLHLDTADRRGLSNVGRLDIRNLWLAAMHALRYLWLLIRKRPAVVYVPISQAWLPFLRDCMFLLPAKLTGRKVIVHLHGGYFGVFFRRTSAFMRSIIRLSLKDAACAIVLGKKIQDAFDGILPADRIAVIPNGIPDPFERSVFSKRRDESPTILFLSTLMASKGTLDLLRSLQFVTAKIGPARSIFAGEWYSEEERKLAEQLVRALPNDSKPDFVGVVGPSRKYELLDRSTIFTLPTFYPFEGHPYVILEAMAAGLPIISTKWACIPEMVEDGVNGFLIDPGDVEELADRICTLLSDDKLRHRMGQASRERFLEDFTFDKFSSRLQGVFSRALDGCAHAQQKAHVA from the coding sequence ATGACCAGAGCCGCCGTTTTGACCATTGGCCCAAGTCCTCCTCCCTACAACGGTATGAGTGTCGCAACCGAGCTCGTTGCCAGATCAATCGATAATTCCATTGGGCATCTTCACTTAGATGAGCGCCTTCACTTAGATACGGCCGATCGGAGAGGACTGTCGAACGTTGGCAGGCTCGACATTCGCAACCTGTGGCTCGCCGCGATGCATGCGCTTCGGTACCTTTGGTTGCTCATTAGAAAACGCCCAGCGGTGGTGTATGTACCGATTTCGCAGGCTTGGTTGCCATTTTTGCGCGACTGCATGTTCCTTCTGCCGGCGAAGCTAACCGGTAGGAAAGTAATAGTTCATTTGCACGGCGGATATTTCGGCGTTTTCTTCCGCCGGACGTCGGCCTTCATGCGTTCGATCATTCGGCTGTCGCTAAAAGATGCGGCTTGTGCAATTGTGCTGGGGAAAAAGATCCAGGATGCTTTCGACGGCATTCTGCCGGCGGACCGTATTGCGGTGATTCCCAACGGCATACCGGATCCCTTTGAACGGTCCGTGTTTAGTAAGCGGCGCGACGAGAGCCCGACGATTTTGTTTCTAAGTACACTAATGGCGAGCAAAGGAACGCTGGACCTGCTTCGATCGCTACAGTTCGTTACCGCGAAAATTGGGCCCGCGCGCAGCATCTTTGCCGGCGAGTGGTACTCGGAAGAGGAACGCAAGTTAGCCGAGCAGCTTGTCCGGGCTCTTCCGAACGATTCAAAGCCCGATTTTGTGGGAGTAGTCGGCCCCTCGCGCAAATACGAACTCCTCGATCGCAGCACTATCTTTACCCTGCCTACCTTCTATCCGTTTGAGGGCCATCCGTATGTGATTTTAGAGGCAATGGCAGCCGGACTGCCGATCATCTCAACGAAGTGGGCATGCATTCCAGAGATGGTCGAAGATGGTGTAAATGGTTTTCTGATTGACCCGGGAGACGTTGAGGAACTTGCTGACAGAATTTGCACACTCCTGAGCGATGACAAGTTGCGTCACAGAATGGGACAGGCGAGTCGCGAGCGATTTCTCGAGGATTTCACTTTCGACAAGTTCTCCAGCAGATTACAGGGAGTGTTTTCTAGGGCGTTGGACGGCTGCGCACACGCTCAGCAGAAAGCGCATGTTGCATGA
- a CDS encoding methyltransferase domain-containing protein — MRPRFEPVAGPNRETSISHVSDVREFWNVEACGSHFVAAERGTSEFYEQFRSFRYRTEWHISELVPFEETRDKKILEIGCGNGADGALFSRAGADYTGVDLTPAAVRATQSHFEALGLNGRFQVEDAEALSFSDESFDFVYSHGVLHHTPHPKVAFAEVFRVLKPGGRAIVMLYHKHSFNYYIRILGYMRARILLHVLLRVGRHSEDRSRINQPMLHLRGNQNSLVWRAHYANFLRQGWSYLQAKNFVHHATDGPACPVANVYTHRMVRTIFRQFTAVETKVAHFPLRKYSAFKWVPLFVERRLSSMLGWYLFVYLTK; from the coding sequence ATGAGGCCCCGCTTCGAACCAGTAGCCGGTCCGAATCGTGAGACGAGTATTTCACATGTCTCTGATGTGCGCGAGTTCTGGAACGTCGAGGCGTGCGGCTCGCATTTTGTCGCTGCGGAAAGAGGGACTTCTGAGTTTTACGAGCAGTTTCGTTCGTTCCGGTATCGGACCGAATGGCACATTTCCGAGCTTGTTCCATTTGAGGAAACAAGAGACAAGAAGATATTGGAAATCGGATGCGGCAACGGAGCTGATGGAGCGCTGTTCTCCCGTGCTGGAGCCGACTACACTGGAGTGGATCTGACGCCCGCCGCCGTTCGTGCGACGCAGAGCCACTTTGAAGCTCTGGGACTGAATGGGCGCTTCCAAGTGGAAGATGCGGAAGCCCTTTCGTTTTCGGACGAAAGCTTTGATTTCGTTTATTCGCACGGAGTGCTTCATCACACGCCGCATCCTAAGGTAGCCTTTGCCGAAGTATTCCGTGTGTTGAAGCCTGGTGGAAGGGCGATTGTGATGCTCTACCACAAACACAGTTTCAACTATTACATTCGCATTCTCGGATACATGCGAGCTCGAATTCTGCTCCATGTCCTCCTCCGGGTTGGCCGTCATTCCGAGGATCGCTCGCGAATAAATCAGCCGATGCTGCACTTACGTGGAAACCAGAACTCGTTGGTTTGGCGCGCGCACTATGCGAATTTTCTCCGTCAGGGATGGAGTTATCTGCAAGCCAAGAACTTCGTTCATCATGCTACTGATGGTCCTGCGTGCCCGGTCGCGAACGTTTACACCCATAGGATGGTGCGCACGATCTTTCGGCAGTTTACGGCGGTGGAGACGAAAGTGGCTCACTTTCCACTCCGCAAGTATTCTGCTTTCAAGTGGGTGCCACTTTTTGTTGAACGACGACTTTCTTCCATGCTGGGGTGGTACTTATTCGTCTATTTGACTAAATGA